From a region of the Neobacillus niacini genome:
- a CDS encoding sulfite oxidase, with product MADPNHHLEKPYLVTRRLQPENQETPIQFIENDIIQTPLFYRRNHFSYPKLSYSNYFLPINGMVTTPLLISMQSILQLPSKTVEVVLECSGNKRSLFEPKVFGEQWGKGAMSQGVWKGVPLRTLLEISGIKEAAKEVVVEGYDFGVRTDLDKVFSYTRSLPLKKALHPDTIIAYEYNKQPLSFKHGFPFRLIVPQWYGMASVKWIKQISVIGTPFNGPFQNIDYMYYPNQNNDDGAHPVTTINVNSTIQKPLDMAKINTGKHVIKGIAWTGKGNITHVEISTDNGHTWSEAQVFDSKSSYKWASWSYEWNAVEKGIFSIMSKATDSSGQTQPIKPYWNRNGYGYNAIDHIKVMVE from the coding sequence ATGGCTGATCCAAACCATCACCTTGAGAAGCCGTATTTAGTAACACGCAGGTTGCAGCCTGAGAATCAGGAAACACCGATTCAATTTATTGAAAATGATATTATCCAAACCCCTTTATTTTATCGGCGAAACCACTTTTCTTATCCAAAGCTTTCCTATTCAAACTACTTTCTCCCTATAAATGGGATGGTTACTACCCCCTTACTGATTTCTATGCAATCAATCCTTCAGCTACCCTCAAAAACCGTTGAAGTTGTTCTCGAATGTTCCGGAAATAAGCGCAGCCTATTTGAGCCCAAAGTGTTTGGCGAACAATGGGGTAAGGGAGCAATGAGCCAAGGCGTTTGGAAAGGTGTTCCCTTACGTACTTTGCTTGAAATTTCCGGAATAAAAGAAGCCGCTAAAGAGGTTGTGGTAGAAGGATATGATTTCGGAGTAAGAACGGACTTAGACAAGGTATTCTCTTATACTAGGAGTTTACCTTTAAAGAAGGCCTTACATCCTGATACCATTATCGCCTATGAATATAATAAACAACCTTTATCCTTTAAACATGGATTTCCATTCAGATTAATCGTTCCACAATGGTATGGTATGGCTTCAGTGAAATGGATTAAACAAATAAGTGTAATTGGTACTCCTTTTAATGGACCTTTCCAGAACATTGACTATATGTATTATCCAAATCAAAATAATGACGATGGTGCTCATCCTGTTACAACCATAAATGTAAATTCCACGATTCAAAAACCGTTAGATATGGCGAAGATAAATACTGGTAAACATGTTATAAAAGGCATCGCCTGGACAGGTAAAGGAAATATTACACATGTCGAAATCAGCACTGATAACGGACACACATGGTCCGAGGCGCAAGTATTTGATTCGAAATCTAGCTACAAATGGGCTTCTTGGTCATATGAGTGGAATGCAGTTGAAAAAGGTATATTTAGCATTATGTCAAAAGCAACAGATTCTAGTGGTCAAACTCAGCCCATTAAACCTTATTGGAATAGAAATGGGTATGGATATAATGCAATTGACCACATTAAGGTAATGGTTGAATAG
- a CDS encoding GNAT family N-acetyltransferase, which produces MELKYEIITDEEIEYCRDLCNELMAFQKSKAHITPELFDNMNFDTRMVPSVKSALRNYTVIVKDGEKIVAYVYSNISPKEAYSNDFATFFGLSSVQQKNVACLSQFYIKEEYRQYGIGSKLFHMSLDWMKQFDDVDDYFIFVSNGNDNALEFYKRKGFSVSHTIFDGFITVLRK; this is translated from the coding sequence ATGGAGTTAAAATATGAAATCATTACCGATGAAGAAATTGAATACTGTAGAGATTTATGTAATGAACTAATGGCCTTTCAAAAATCTAAAGCTCATATAACCCCCGAGTTATTTGATAATATGAATTTTGACACTCGAATGGTTCCTTCTGTAAAAAGTGCATTACGCAATTACACGGTTATCGTCAAAGATGGTGAGAAAATTGTAGCTTACGTCTACTCCAATATTTCTCCAAAGGAAGCATATTCAAACGATTTCGCAACTTTTTTTGGCTTATCCTCAGTTCAACAAAAGAATGTAGCTTGTCTTTCCCAATTTTACATTAAAGAAGAGTATAGACAATATGGGATTGGTTCCAAGCTCTTCCATATGTCATTGGATTGGATGAAGCAATTTGATGATGTTGATGATTACTTTATTTTCGTTTCAAATGGAAATGATAACGCCTTAGAATTCTATAAACGTAAAGGATTCTCTGTAAGTCATACTATTTTTGATGGTTTTATTACTGTTTTACGAAAATAG
- a CDS encoding Crp/Fnr family transcriptional regulator → MKEIKDPKLVQSYLQAHQLETIFNEAIMPYLSLYHCEQGELILSQGEPSKYLYVLVKGKIKIYTTSAEGKTLILSFKSAIEVIGDIEYVQEIDTINTVEAVSSVYMIGVQHTNLKKFTNDFSPFLQFILKVITEKFYLKNNSMSFNLMYPVEVRLASYLLSVTQDDNESLFTGQLSTTSLTDTANLIGTSYRHLNRVIKQFCSDGLVERSKGFILIKDREALKTIAGGNIYE, encoded by the coding sequence ATGAAAGAAATAAAAGATCCTAAGTTAGTGCAGTCCTATTTGCAGGCTCACCAACTAGAAACCATATTTAATGAAGCAATCATGCCCTATTTGTCTTTATATCACTGCGAGCAAGGAGAACTTATCTTATCCCAAGGTGAACCATCCAAGTATTTGTATGTCCTGGTAAAAGGTAAAATAAAAATCTACACCACTTCAGCCGAAGGGAAAACACTTATTTTATCTTTTAAATCTGCGATTGAAGTGATAGGTGATATTGAATATGTGCAGGAAATCGATACCATCAATACGGTGGAGGCTGTTTCATCGGTCTATATGATCGGTGTGCAACATACTAACTTGAAAAAATTCACAAATGATTTTTCGCCATTTCTGCAATTTATTTTAAAAGTTATTACCGAAAAGTTTTATTTGAAGAATAATTCAATGAGCTTCAATTTGATGTATCCAGTTGAGGTTCGTTTAGCCAGTTATTTACTGTCGGTTACCCAAGATGATAATGAATCATTATTTACTGGGCAGCTTAGTACCACTAGCTTGACCGATACGGCAAACCTTATCGGGACCAGCTATCGTCATCTTAATCGGGTTATTAAGCAGTTTTGTTCCGATGGATTGGTGGAGCGCAGTAAAGGTTTCATTCTTATTAAAGACAGAGAAGCCTTAAAAACTATAGCCGGAGGCAATATTTACGAGTAA
- a CDS encoding YjjG family noncanonical pyrimidine nucleotidase, protein MKEYKTLFFDVDDTLLDFAAAEKLALQLLFEEQNIPLTSDIEEKYKTINQGLWKRFEEGELSRDEVVNTRFSLLFNQYGKEVDGTILEKNYRSFLEQGHQLVNGAFELITELSSQYDLYIVTNGVSSTQDKRLRASGLHSLFKGIFVSEDTGFQKPMKEFFDYVFARIPHFDVNQALIIGDSLSADIIGGELAGMDTCWFNPNMKPNNSDSSPTYQIHKLEELKQILSVRDKIGAC, encoded by the coding sequence TTGAAAGAATATAAAACATTGTTTTTTGATGTAGATGATACTTTATTGGATTTTGCTGCAGCAGAAAAGTTAGCGTTACAACTCCTTTTCGAGGAGCAGAATATTCCGCTTACTTCCGACATAGAAGAGAAATATAAAACAATAAATCAAGGTCTTTGGAAGAGGTTTGAAGAAGGAGAATTGAGCCGGGACGAGGTTGTCAATACACGCTTTTCTCTTCTTTTTAATCAATATGGAAAAGAAGTCGATGGGACCATACTAGAAAAAAATTATCGATCATTCTTAGAACAAGGACATCAATTGGTGAACGGCGCTTTTGAACTGATAACAGAACTAAGTTCCCAATATGATTTATATATTGTTACTAATGGTGTGTCTAGCACACAGGATAAACGGTTACGTGCTTCAGGGTTACATTCACTATTCAAAGGTATCTTCGTTTCCGAGGATACAGGTTTCCAAAAGCCAATGAAGGAATTTTTCGATTATGTTTTTGCAAGAATTCCTCATTTTGATGTGAACCAAGCACTAATTATCGGAGATTCGTTAAGTGCGGATATTATCGGCGGGGAGCTGGCCGGGATGGATACATGCTGGTTTAATCCAAACATGAAACCGAACAATTCTGATAGTAGTCCGACCTATCAAATTCACAAACTAGAAGAGTTAAAACAAATATTAAGTGTACGAGATAAAATAGGTGCCTGTTAA
- a CDS encoding DedA family protein — translation MTESILSLIKEWGIWGVFISLFIEGSALPFIGSFIMVTVGFILDLTWFEMIWISLAGSFIYAIGSWIPYFIGYKFGKSVEDRLSDAKREKLTKARKAFSKNGVWSVAISSPLHLGNFVPFLAGISHMKLRTYTLLTMIGIAPSTFLFLSFGHFYPGDFSSVMNTVKDYQLLLLILFGFITLIYLGIKFFGYRQQKKLMKQNLMS, via the coding sequence ATGACTGAATCAATATTGTCCCTTATCAAAGAATGGGGGATATGGGGAGTGTTCATATCCTTATTTATTGAAGGGAGTGCTCTTCCCTTTATCGGCTCGTTCATCATGGTAACAGTGGGATTTATTTTAGATTTGACCTGGTTCGAGATGATATGGATCTCATTAGCAGGCAGCTTCATATATGCGATAGGGAGTTGGATTCCTTATTTTATTGGGTATAAATTCGGTAAATCTGTAGAAGACCGGTTGAGTGATGCAAAAAGAGAAAAATTAACAAAGGCTAGGAAGGCTTTTAGCAAGAATGGAGTTTGGAGTGTTGCCATATCGAGCCCGCTTCATTTAGGGAATTTTGTCCCTTTTTTAGCGGGAATTTCACATATGAAACTTCGAACCTATACACTACTTACCATGATCGGTATTGCTCCGTCCACCTTCCTATTTTTAAGTTTTGGTCATTTTTATCCAGGTGATTTCAGCAGCGTTATGAATACAGTAAAGGATTATCAACTATTACTATTAATTTTGTTTGGATTCATTACTTTGATTTATTTGGGTATTAAATTTTTCGGTTATCGTCAGCAAAAGAAATTAATGAAACAAAATCTGATGAGTTAG
- a CDS encoding DMT family transporter: MKGSLFAFLGGAFITLQGVANTRISQDIGTWQTASITQFTGFLLSLLILMFTRDKNWKKLKNVKPLYLTSGAFAAIIIFSNVASIEYVGVTLSISVLLIAQLCLTFLIDGKGWFGIPKQKMRLPQFVGIAMMIVGVAILQF, from the coding sequence ATGAAAGGGAGTTTATTTGCATTTTTAGGCGGGGCTTTTATTACGCTGCAGGGTGTAGCAAATACCCGTATTAGCCAAGATATTGGCACGTGGCAGACAGCATCCATTACACAATTCACGGGATTTCTGCTAAGTTTGCTGATCTTGATGTTTACAAGAGATAAGAATTGGAAAAAGTTAAAGAATGTAAAACCCCTATACTTGACTAGTGGTGCTTTTGCAGCAATTATTATCTTTAGTAATGTCGCATCCATTGAATACGTAGGTGTTACCCTTTCGATTTCCGTCCTATTAATAGCACAGTTATGTTTGACCTTTTTAATTGATGGTAAAGGCTGGTTTGGTATTCCGAAACAGAAGATGAGGTTACCTCAGTTTGTAGGAATTGCGATGATGATCGTGGGTGTGGCCATACTACAGTTTTGA
- a CDS encoding 2-oxoacid:acceptor oxidoreductase family protein: MSKLPKKNELGFFEIRLESIGGLGANLAGKMLSEDGVVGNGLNGVGFSSYGSEKKGSPVKAHIRFCEPETNIRDTTPIERPHVVGIFHDALFKTIDCTSGIYPDSTILVNSQKSPDELKNLMKIAGGTIAIIDATGIALEEQTKANTAMLGALYRILDFLDPESMRQTIRRTFEKKYPHLVEPNIRTFDRGFTEVEFKTYLPEDGIEPKPFSRPEPVLGYETQAIGGMITNPGNSILKDLSISRAGMLPHFHEEKCINCAACDTACPDFCFVWEEKPDKKGRPQMFLSGIDYQYCKGCLKCVTACPVEALSGEREYNDGYADKNRVPHLFDLVIQN; the protein is encoded by the coding sequence ATGTCAAAATTGCCGAAAAAAAATGAATTAGGTTTTTTTGAAATCCGCCTTGAGTCCATCGGCGGGTTAGGAGCTAATCTGGCTGGAAAAATGCTTTCAGAGGATGGAGTTGTTGGAAACGGACTGAATGGAGTCGGTTTTTCATCATACGGTTCAGAGAAAAAAGGTTCCCCAGTAAAAGCACACATTCGTTTCTGCGAACCAGAAACAAACATTCGAGACACCACACCAATAGAACGCCCTCATGTTGTCGGCATTTTCCATGATGCCCTTTTTAAAACCATCGACTGCACAAGCGGGATATACCCTGACAGCACGATCTTAGTAAACTCACAAAAATCCCCAGACGAACTTAAAAATCTCATGAAAATTGCTGGCGGAACTATAGCCATCATAGATGCCACTGGTATCGCGTTAGAAGAACAAACAAAAGCCAACACTGCAATGCTCGGTGCTCTGTATCGTATCTTGGACTTTTTAGATCCAGAATCGATGAGACAAACAATCCGCCGTACCTTTGAAAAAAAATACCCACATTTGGTTGAACCAAATATTCGTACATTCGACCGTGGATTTACTGAAGTCGAATTTAAAACATATCTTCCTGAAGATGGCATCGAACCTAAACCTTTTTCACGGCCAGAACCTGTTCTTGGTTATGAAACTCAGGCGATTGGCGGTATGATAACCAATCCAGGTAACAGCATACTAAAAGATTTAAGTATTTCACGCGCAGGTATGCTCCCTCATTTTCATGAGGAGAAATGTATTAATTGCGCTGCATGTGATACAGCCTGCCCTGATTTTTGCTTTGTATGGGAGGAAAAGCCAGACAAAAAAGGTCGACCACAAATGTTTCTCAGTGGTATTGACTATCAATATTGTAAAGGCTGCTTGAAGTGTGTAACCGCCTGTCCGGTGGAAGCGCTATCAGGCGAACGAGAATATAATGATGGTTATGCGGATAAAAACCGTGTTCCCCATTTATTCGATTTAGTAATTCAAAACTAA
- the vanR gene encoding vancomycin resistance response regulator transcription factor, VanR-F/VanR-M family encodes MKSISILVADDEEEIANLIAIHLEKEGYRVFKALDGEEAIAVIQTQSIDLVILDIMMPKLDGYEVTRNIREQHNMPIIFLSAKTSDFDKVHGLVIGADDYMTKPFTPIELVARVNAQLRRFMKLNQPKVNQTSGLEFGGLIISPEQRNVTLYGESIDLTPKEFDILYLLARQPKKVFSVENIFQQVWGEAYYEGANTVMVHIRTLRKKLEEDKRKNKLIKTVWGVGYTFNG; translated from the coding sequence ATGAAAAGTATATCGATTTTAGTTGCAGATGATGAAGAAGAGATCGCCAATTTAATTGCCATCCATTTAGAAAAGGAAGGGTATCGTGTTTTTAAAGCATTGGACGGGGAGGAAGCTATAGCCGTAATCCAGACTCAATCAATTGATTTAGTTATTTTGGATATCATGATGCCGAAACTGGATGGTTATGAAGTAACCCGCAATATTCGTGAACAACACAACATGCCGATCATTTTTTTGAGTGCTAAAACATCTGATTTTGACAAGGTCCACGGTTTGGTGATTGGAGCAGATGATTATATGACGAAACCCTTCACTCCCATTGAATTGGTTGCTCGAGTAAATGCACAGCTGCGCCGATTTATGAAGTTGAATCAACCTAAAGTGAATCAAACTTCTGGCTTGGAATTTGGCGGATTAATTATTTCTCCTGAACAGAGGAACGTAACTCTATATGGTGAATCCATCGACTTAACGCCAAAGGAATTTGACATTCTATATTTATTAGCACGGCAGCCAAAGAAAGTGTTCAGTGTGGAAAATATTTTTCAACAGGTATGGGGCGAAGCATACTATGAAGGGGCTAATACCGTAATGGTCCATATACGTACGTTGCGAAAAAAACTGGAAGAAGATAAACGGAAAAACAAATTAATCAAAACAGTGTGGGGAGTCGGGTATACATTCAATGGTTAA
- a CDS encoding DMT family transporter, translating to MILGILFAILAGSLVSLQNIFNSKTGEHAGSWTTTTLVLGLGFVASFTLGFLFEGIQLFELQNMKTWYWFSGLIGIGVVTCVVKGIKLLGPTYAISIMLSSQLGFALLFDTFGWMGIEKVPFTTKQLIGVLVIVAGILIFKISGEPKSAKMPTGLKSVHAEK from the coding sequence ATGATTCTAGGAATTTTATTTGCGATACTGGCTGGATCTTTAGTCAGTCTGCAAAACATATTCAATAGTAAAACAGGGGAACACGCTGGTTCATGGACAACCACTACATTAGTGCTAGGTTTAGGATTTGTAGCTTCATTTACTCTAGGTTTTTTGTTCGAAGGTATCCAACTGTTTGAATTACAAAATATGAAGACATGGTACTGGTTCAGCGGGTTAATAGGAATTGGAGTAGTAACCTGTGTCGTGAAAGGTATAAAGCTGCTTGGTCCAACCTATGCAATTTCAATTATGCTTTCATCACAGCTGGGATTTGCATTATTGTTCGATACATTTGGCTGGATGGGAATTGAAAAGGTACCTTTTACCACTAAGCAATTAATAGGTGTATTAGTCATTGTTGCTGGCATTCTTATTTTTAAAATCAGCGGTGAACCTAAGTCGGCTAAAATGCCTACTGGCTTAAAAAGTGTCCATGCAGAAAAGTAA